One Alnus glutinosa chromosome 13, dhAlnGlut1.1, whole genome shotgun sequence genomic window, ggctctctctctctctctctctctctctctatttacTGTGATTGACATTACTGGACCCTTTATATGGTGACATTTCTGAACCCTTTAAGGGGAAAATATATTTACCTCGGTTAATTATTGAATAATTACAACATCAAAAATAGATTGGGGatattgaataattaaaaattctaaaatacacAGCAAATTACTTAGTTCTTAAAAGGGAGTTAAATGTActtctttttcaatatttaatcCTGAAAAGTTAATTATTATGCTTGCCAATTGTTTGATGAATTGTCtatgttaatatattatattgaaattgtatattttatattatggtACTTTTCTTTATAAGGTTGATTATAATTAGGTTTGATGGTAATTAAATCAATCCATCCTTACTTATatcaattctcctataaataggaatattctgtattgtaaattaattaagcaataagagcaacaatataGTCATTTGGGCTTTACtatgtggacgtaggtcataccAAACTACGTAAAATctctttgttcttattttattattttcactaTTTGTCTTTGTTTCCATTCGATTATATTATCTTTCATGTTATCAAAGGCATAGACTAATGTCAATATTCATTCCAATAGTCGTGTGAATTCTTTTATTATTCtgttttaaaattatatcaTGTTTGCCAATGGGTATGAAAAGTTTTCCATTCAAAAACTTTAATAACCAAACGAAAACAAAGAGAGCCATCTGGAACCTCTTTGAATTCCTACTAGATATATATGGTCAACATATTGAACCGAGCCACGTGGCAGATCAACTGAAACACGCGGGAAAGGAGAATAAGGGAGAGGAGGGGGAAGGCTCAGTGGCTTCGTCTGCCTCGGCGCAGCCCACCCGCCACTGAAAgtcaagaataatattatttggatgtttcaagaataaaacagatttAAATAAACTTTTAATCAAGTTAATCATTAcgtaatattttgttttatctacGAATGGTAGAAACGAATTAAGCTTCTTTTGATTGCGTAAGCATTGCGTGAAACCAACCACCATTCCATGTGCCATGTATCTCATCATAAAATGCCATGCATCCAATTCCACTCCTGAAGTAAAAGACAGGAATTAGTGCTATTGTACAGCTAAGTCcattatccgatcgatcgatCTTGTTTCAATTAAGGTTTTATGCCAACGCGCGACTACAAAGACAATAGCAGTGCTCACGTTTGACATTTATTTGTggcattcttgtattttactttGTTCATATaatgtgatttaacatggtttTATAGCAGAGATTCTGCATGAGTTTGAACTTTGTATTTTTCATTTACCTTTCATTTAAATtcaatattctacgtgttggaTCTCACATGAGAGTTCGAGCTCACAAGCGagagagagtgttaaagtattgattaaatgaataaatttataatttttatcggcttaagcttttgggacaagtaataatttaacagtaccatattaaaaaaaattgaagaacttTTGGTGCTTTGAATGGTCTTTCATCAAGTctaattaaattgacttctaggTATACACATGCTTGTGGTGTCTCCAAGTGCGAATCACGCCACGCTATCGGCACACTTTGCACGTATGCATCGTCACACACTCACACAAGCCACGTGCCTCTTATTTTTGTGTAAAATCTGATGcagtttattcttttttttgtttttaacttgtACAATTGCGATTTTAATAGTCATAATTGAATTGGTTCGAATTTTAATATTAAGAACCGCTTTATCAACCGTCATTTTTTAACAGTAAGTAATTGTTGTTTCAACAGTCATTAACTGCTCttataattctatatatatatataaacataatttCAGAAAAGTGAACTactactactttttttttcatcttcctcTTTAATATATGCTGTTACACGTTTCTTGAAGAAAGTTAGAAatgtaggaaaataaatttGTTATAGAAATTAAAGAGAATTAACGTACAAGCCTAGTGATGTCGAAGACGAATTGGAAGTCCTTTTTGTGGAGTTGGCATCATATCACCAACAATTTTCTCCGTGGGAAGGACCACCTCCCATTCGAACCTCTTTACCACATTGTGAACAAAAGTGAGTATTGCTAGCCGAGCGTACTCTTTCCCAGGGCACATGCGAGCTCCACCTCCAAATGGTACAAACGTGAATGGAGGAAATGCATTTGCATCATCGTACCTCGACGGATCAAATTTTTCTGGTTCTGGAAAAAATTCACTGTTCTTGTTTGTTGAGCTCACGGTCCAGTATATCTGccaaaaaagaacagaaatgataaacttttatttatgttttgtgCGAATCTTTTCCAAGTTTcttggaatatatatatgtatacctTCCACCCCTTTGGAATGGTGTAACCGGCAAAGGTAAAGTCAGTGAGAGCCTCTCTGAAAGTCCCCTGAAGCGGTGGTGTGAGCCTCATAACTTCATTAATGGCATTCCAAGAATACTTCATTTTCTGTATGTCAACCCAATCCAATTCTTCCCCAGGCTTCTTTGATGCTGAGACCTCCATTTGCTCTGGTATTcggttaattaaataaaaaaagaaaataaaacaacccATATATTCTGCATTAGCATTAACGCTATGatacataaaaaaacaaaggacaaAGTTTCCTCTAATCTAGTCTATAAAATTAATGCCATGTGTTCTTTTGTATGTAAGTAATATGTGTCATTTAGCGTAAGAAAAACacttattttgttaattaatatgTGCTTTTCtcatatacatttttaataacattaataaaaaagcaCAAGTTCTCGCCGGCGAAAAGGAAACATATCATGATCTGGTCGTAAGAAACTCTTAAAACccatttgtagaaaattttgaatgttataaataatattttatattctcaatATTACGATTGATTTAGTTTCTTTGTTAGGTTTATTACCCTAGCTACCTTTATTATTCTAGGGTTATTTCCTCCCTTGTGTACGTATGATAGGATTTAGCCTAAGGTTTCTTATCCACTACACGTACATTCTCTTTCTATAAATAAAGAGCTATATATGTAATCAATTCAAATTActtgaatataataaaaatgtagttcATGCCCTTCTTCACGCTTCCATTCtatttctctttcatatatttcttcaatatattTAACATCGGAAAAGATAAAGTTGGTACCAGCAAAGATCTTCTCGTAGATGTCGGGTCTCTCTCCAACATATTTCATGAAGAAAGTCATGGCAGTAGCCACAGTGCTATACCCTGCAACAAGCAAACCCATAATCTTGTCGACAATTTCAGCCTCCGGCATATATTTCCCAGACGGGTCGGTGACAGCAATCATGTGCGACAGTATATCCTGCATGGTTGCTCCCGTTGCCATGGCAGCCTTCTTCTCCTGAATAGTTTTCCTTAGCTCCCTACGGATCCCCGCTGCTGCTTTGCTTGCTTTATAAAATATGGTTCCTggtgtagaaaaataaaaccacgtaggaaattaaatataaaataagaaaaagagaagaaagaaagcggGAGGGTAAAGAGGCGCATGAGCTACAATATATTTACTATATTTAGGGCGGAGCcaggggggtcgagagggggcacCTGCCTCCTCCCCCTCTCAACccacaaaattttttcttacaCCTGGTAAAATTTTCTTAGATAGCTTGGTTGTTGCCCACTCTAAACCAACTATAAGGGACATAGATATCACCAGCGTGGGCAAGCAGCAGACAACATTTCACTGTTTCAATtggcagatttttttttttttttgtaagttttactGTTTTAGTTTCAGAGTTATAAAAGAAAGTTAGGTTTAGAAATAAGTTTCACGAAGAAGAAGATTCAAACGGTGCGTTTGAGCTTTAGTGTTTGAGTTGTTATTAAACGCCCCGTTTCATTAAAGGACACTGACTCCGTGACTCGTGGAGACGGAAAAGCGCTCCGTTTCAAACTCTCAGCATGAGTAGCGTGGGTTCGTCTCATACGGAAAAGAGTTTAAAAAGTTTAGAACTTTTTTTCCTGAACTGCCCCTGCCTTTAAacttttttgacttttcttttttgtcttctaCGATTTTTTGGTCTTTAAGGCTTGAATAATAGTGCTACCCAGCCAACTATTTATCTGTCGGataaatttaacaaatttttgaaaaggtGATAATTATGGTAatatacataaataatttttttttaaaaaaaaaaaaaaaaaaaaaaacacatgattTGAGAactaatttatgttttttcttttctttttttgttatgcTTATAGCTAATGCAAAATATAAATACCATTTAGACAatagttaattaaattatttatgaattttgttagttatatttttttaatatttgtaatcaatttcttttttttgtttttaaaaactcTTTTAATCTTGCAATTCTTGCCCCCCCTTAGTCGATA contains:
- the LOC133854337 gene encoding beta-amyrin 28-monooxygenase-like is translated as MAAFFLFVALVPLVLVLVLTIFAFTRRSKGCRNLPPGSLGWPIMGETLEFLFGKPEKFVFERMNKYSPDVFKTKILGEETAVLCGPGGHKFLFSNEQKLFTAFRPHSMQKIFRSYRAAAPPAQLPTDEVAKTLRSPGFLKPEVLVRYLGKMDSITQQELEIQWEGKEVVKASSFAKTLTLRLAFRFFLGSDDPQFIARLVGSFDDITMGMHSIPVNFPGTIFYKASKAAAGIRRELRKTIQEKKAAMATGATMQDILSHMIAVTDPSGKYMPEAEIVDKIMGLLVAGYSTVATAMTFFMKYVGERPDIYEKIFAEQMEVSASKKPGEELDWVDIQKMKYSWNAINEVMRLTPPLQGTFREALTDFTFAGYTIPKGWKIYWTVSSTNKNSEFFPEPEKFDPSRYDDANAFPPFTFVPFGGGARMCPGKEYARLAILTFVHNVVKRFEWEVVLPTEKIVGDMMPTPQKGLPIRLRHH